In a genomic window of Candidatus Thiothrix sulfatifontis:
- a CDS encoding ferredoxin--NADP reductase, with product MTGIIRTTWHNAEVLSNQRWTERLLTLRIRTEPLPFTAGQFVTLRLPIPTGDATELVAKSYSLINAPDEEALEIFYNIVPNGKLSNALARLQPGDSLEISQPAKGFFVLDEIPAVPNLWMIATGTGLGPYLSILKTPQPWQRFHKIVLVHGVPLVNELAYADLIQTFATKYPEQFRFISCVTREANPHGLEGRITTHLESGTLEQTAGTTITADDTHVMLCGNHNMLNDMKALLGNRGMQRHLRHKSGHITTEQYF from the coding sequence ATGACCGGAATCATTCGCACCACTTGGCACAACGCTGAAGTACTGAGCAATCAACGCTGGACGGAGCGTTTGTTGACCTTGCGTATTCGCACCGAACCGTTGCCGTTTACAGCGGGTCAATTTGTCACTTTGCGACTACCTATCCCCACGGGCGACGCCACAGAACTGGTGGCGAAATCCTATTCGCTGATCAATGCCCCTGACGAAGAGGCGTTGGAAATTTTCTACAATATCGTTCCCAACGGCAAACTCTCCAACGCTTTGGCACGATTACAACCGGGTGATAGCCTCGAAATTTCGCAACCTGCCAAAGGTTTTTTTGTGTTGGATGAAATCCCCGCTGTGCCGAATCTGTGGATGATTGCCACGGGTACAGGTTTAGGGCCTTATTTGTCGATTCTCAAAACCCCGCAGCCTTGGCAGCGTTTCCATAAAATCGTGTTGGTACACGGTGTGCCGCTGGTGAATGAGTTGGCGTATGCCGATTTGATCCAAACGTTTGCTACAAAATACCCTGAGCAATTCCGTTTTATTAGCTGTGTGACTCGCGAAGCTAACCCCCATGGGTTGGAAGGGCGGATTACCACTCACCTAGAATCTGGCACATTGGAACAAACGGCTGGCACAACCATTACCGCAGACGATACCCACGTCATGCTGTGCGGCAACCATAATATGCTTAATGATATGAAAGCCTTGCTGGGCAATCGCGGGATGCAGCGCCATTTGCGCCACAAGTCGGGGCATATCACCACAGAACAGTATTTTTAA
- a CDS encoding NAD(P)/FAD-dependent oxidoreductase — MIRITELRLPLEYPADALSVAIAGRLGIATADLLSFSVFKRGYDARKRDAIVLVYTIDAVLPDEAALLAKFADDPHVKIAPDTTYRFVAHVQEAPAIRPVVVGFGPCGLMAGLVLAQMGLRPIILERGKKVRERTKDTWALWRKNQLNPESNVQFGEGGAGTFSDGKLYSQIKDPKHYGRKVLTEFVKAGAPEEILYVSKPHIGTFRLVKMVENMRAQIEALGGEIRFQQQVTDILIEDGQVRGLTLAGGEQLRADQVIMALGHSARDTFAMLHERGVFMEQKPFSLGFRIEHPQTLIDQARFGKHAGNELLGAADYKLVHHAKNGRSVYSFCMCPGGQVVAATSEVGRVVTNGMSQYSRAERNANAGIVVGITPNDYPGNPLAGMEFQRQWESRAYELGGHDYSAPGQLVGDFLKGRASTQLGSVEPSYQPGVHLTDLATSLPGYAIEAIREALPAFERQIKGFSMHDAVLTGVETRTSSPLRMTRGEDLQSLNVKGLFPAGEGAGYAGGILSAGVDGIRVAEALATQMLEAHHDRNHSHHLAQR, encoded by the coding sequence ATGATACGTATCACCGAATTGCGCCTGCCGCTGGAATACCCCGCCGATGCCCTGTCTGTGGCGATTGCCGGACGTTTAGGCATTGCGACGGCTGACCTGTTAAGTTTTAGCGTTTTCAAACGCGGTTACGATGCCCGTAAGCGTGACGCGATTGTGTTGGTTTACACCATAGACGCAGTGCTGCCTGATGAAGCCGCGCTACTGGCTAAGTTTGCGGATGATCCTCACGTTAAAATTGCCCCTGATACCACCTACCGTTTTGTGGCGCATGTGCAAGAAGCACCCGCTATTCGTCCCGTTGTTGTCGGCTTTGGCCCCTGCGGTTTGATGGCAGGCTTGGTGCTGGCGCAAATGGGCTTGCGTCCGATTATTTTGGAGCGTGGCAAAAAAGTCCGCGAACGTACCAAAGATACTTGGGCGCTATGGCGTAAAAATCAGCTCAACCCTGAATCGAATGTGCAATTTGGGGAAGGCGGCGCTGGTACATTTTCCGATGGCAAGCTTTATAGCCAGATCAAAGATCCCAAACACTACGGGCGCAAAGTCTTGACTGAATTCGTCAAAGCGGGCGCTCCCGAAGAAATCCTCTATGTTAGCAAACCGCACATTGGCACTTTCCGTCTGGTGAAAATGGTGGAAAACATGCGGGCGCAGATCGAAGCCTTGGGTGGTGAAATCCGGTTTCAGCAACAAGTGACTGATATTTTGATCGAAGATGGTCAGGTGCGTGGTTTGACTTTGGCGGGTGGGGAGCAACTGCGTGCCGATCAAGTGATTATGGCCTTGGGACACAGTGCGCGGGATACGTTTGCGATGTTGCACGAGCGCGGCGTGTTTATGGAACAGAAGCCATTTTCGCTCGGTTTTCGGATTGAACACCCGCAAACGCTGATTGATCAGGCGCGGTTTGGTAAACATGCGGGCAATGAATTGCTGGGTGCGGCGGATTATAAGCTGGTGCATCACGCTAAAAATGGGCGCTCGGTGTACAGTTTTTGCATGTGTCCGGGCGGTCAGGTGGTCGCGGCAACCTCTGAAGTTGGGCGAGTTGTTACTAATGGCATGAGCCAATATTCGCGGGCGGAACGCAATGCCAACGCGGGGATTGTGGTCGGTATTACGCCCAACGATTACCCCGGTAATCCACTGGCAGGGATGGAATTTCAACGCCAATGGGAATCCCGTGCTTACGAATTAGGCGGTCACGATTATTCTGCACCGGGGCAATTGGTGGGCGATTTCCTTAAAGGCAGAGCATCGACGCAATTGGGTTCTGTCGAGCCATCGTATCAGCCGGGTGTGCATTTGACTGATTTGGCAACCAGTTTGCCGGGTTACGCGATTGAAGCGATTCGGGAAGCCTTGCCCGCGTTTGAACGGCAAATCAAAGGCTTTTCGATGCATGACGCGGTATTGACCGGGGTGGAAACGCGCACGTCTTCGCCACTGCGGATGACGCGCGGTGAGGATTTGCAAAGCCTAAACGTTAAAGGGCTTTTTCCGGCTGGCGAAGGCGCGGGTTATGCTGGAGGCATTCTCTCGGCGGGCGTGGACGGTATCCGCGTCGCGGAGGCATTAGCGACTCAAATGCTGGAGGCTCACCATGACCGGAATCATTCGCACCACTTGGCACAACGCTGA
- the tadA gene encoding tRNA adenosine(34) deaminase TadA → MALNDEQWMRHALTLARNAWQQGEVPVGAVIVRDDKILAEGWNQPITLHDPSAHAEMLALRLAGQLAGNYRLPNTTLYVTLEPCLMCVGAMLHARVERVVFGAYDPKTGAAGSAFDLLQHPRHYHKIAAVQGGVLQEECAALLQAFFRERRAAAALAKPAPE, encoded by the coding sequence ATGGCACTGAATGACGAACAATGGATGCGTCACGCCCTGACCCTCGCCCGCAACGCATGGCAGCAAGGCGAAGTCCCCGTCGGTGCTGTCATTGTGCGTGATGACAAAATCCTCGCCGAAGGCTGGAATCAGCCCATCACGCTCCACGACCCTTCCGCTCACGCCGAAATGCTGGCGTTGCGCTTAGCCGGTCAATTAGCGGGCAACTACCGCTTACCCAACACCACCCTCTACGTAACGCTCGAACCTTGCCTAATGTGCGTCGGCGCAATGCTACACGCACGGGTAGAGCGAGTGGTATTCGGTGCGTATGACCCAAAAACTGGCGCGGCAGGCAGTGCTTTCGACCTGCTGCAACACCCGCGCCACTACCACAAGATCGCGGCAGTGCAGGGCGGGGTATTGCAGGAAGAATGCGCTGCATTGTTGCAGGCATTCTTCCGCGAACGGCGGGCAGCCGCAGCCTTAGCCAAACCAGCGCCGGAATAG
- a CDS encoding acetyl-CoA carboxylase carboxyltransferase subunit alpha, which translates to MNPDFLDFEQPIAELQAKIEELRYVGDAEINLSEEIGKLEEKAASLTRSIFSKLTPRQISQLARHPKRPYTLDLIRYLFTDFKELHGDRAFADDKAIIGGMARFRGQSVMVIGHQKGRDTNENIKRNFGMPRPEGYRKALRLMHMAEKFQLPIITFIDTPGAYPGIGAEERGQSEAIARNLYEMAKLRTPIICTVVGEGGSGGALAIGVGDRVMMLQYATYSVISPEGCASILWKSAEKAADAADAMGITADRLKSLGLIEQIIPEPLGGAHRDMEAAAQHIGEALDANLRNLKTMNIDKLLDQRYQRIMGFGQFEE; encoded by the coding sequence ATGAACCCGGATTTTCTGGACTTTGAACAACCGATCGCCGAATTACAGGCGAAGATCGAAGAGCTGCGTTACGTCGGTGACGCTGAAATTAACCTGAGCGAAGAGATTGGCAAGCTGGAAGAAAAAGCTGCCTCGTTGACCCGTTCCATTTTTTCCAAACTGACCCCGCGTCAGATTTCGCAGCTTGCGCGGCACCCAAAACGCCCGTATACGCTGGACTTGATCCGTTATTTGTTCACTGATTTCAAAGAGTTGCACGGTGATCGCGCCTTTGCCGATGATAAGGCGATTATTGGTGGTATGGCAAGGTTTCGTGGTCAGTCGGTCATGGTCATCGGGCATCAGAAAGGGCGCGATACCAATGAAAATATCAAGCGCAATTTTGGTATGCCCCGCCCGGAAGGGTATCGCAAGGCTCTGCGTTTGATGCACATGGCGGAAAAATTCCAACTGCCGATCATTACCTTTATCGACACGCCCGGTGCATACCCCGGTATCGGCGCGGAAGAGCGCGGTCAAAGTGAAGCGATTGCCCGCAATTTGTACGAGATGGCGAAATTGCGCACCCCGATTATTTGCACGGTGGTGGGTGAAGGTGGCTCTGGTGGTGCATTAGCTATTGGGGTGGGCGACCGGGTGATGATGTTGCAATACGCGACTTACTCGGTGATTTCGCCGGAAGGTTGCGCGTCGATCTTGTGGAAAAGTGCGGAAAAAGCGGCTGATGCGGCGGATGCGATGGGAATTACGGCAGATCGTCTGAAATCTCTGGGGTTGATTGAGCAGATTATCCCTGAGCCGTTGGGTGGAGCGCACCGTGATATGGAAGCAGCGGCGCAACATATCGGCGAGGCGCTCGATGCTAATCTACGCAATTTGAAGACCATGAATATCGACAAATTGTTGGATCAGCGTTACCAGCGCATTATGGGCTTTGGGCAGTTTGAGGAATAG
- the tilS gene encoding tRNA lysidine(34) synthetase TilS produces the protein MRNSLVAFFQRHPAASYWIGFSGGLDSHVLLHACANLRGQYPHLTFRALHIDHGLQAMSAAWAAHCREVCTDLEMPLVVEALELVIPAGASVEAVARTARYAAFSKRLQAGEIVLTAHHQNDQAETLLLHLLRGSGVNGLAAMPEIRPFASGALGRPLLACSRAELATYAKQHELNFINDPSNQDSRFDRNFLRNQIMPLLEQRWPAASKTLARAARLQGESRQLLADFLREKLPSLQGTKPNTLSVSQLLALDGAMQKAVLREWLIQRGFRLPEEKKLRQVLCDVLQARADATPCVRWDGCEIRRYRDDVYAMPPLSAHDPKQVLVWETREPLVIASLGRTLVAEVGYPETVIVRFRQGGESVYLPQRGGHHSLKHLLQEWGVPPWERERLPLVYVGERLVCIPGVLSLWH, from the coding sequence TTGAGGAATAGTTTAGTCGCGTTTTTTCAACGGCATCCCGCCGCTAGTTATTGGATTGGGTTCAGTGGCGGGCTGGATTCGCACGTTTTACTTCATGCTTGTGCAAATCTGCGCGGGCAATATCCACATTTAACGTTTCGCGCTTTGCACATTGATCACGGTTTGCAGGCGATGTCTGCGGCATGGGCGGCGCATTGCCGTGAGGTGTGCACCGATTTGGAAATGCCGCTGGTGGTGGAAGCCTTGGAATTGGTGATTCCGGCGGGTGCAAGTGTGGAAGCGGTAGCGCGGACGGCGCGGTATGCGGCTTTCAGCAAACGCTTGCAAGCGGGTGAAATCGTGTTGACGGCGCATCATCAGAACGATCAGGCGGAAACCTTGCTGCTGCATTTGCTGCGCGGGAGTGGCGTAAATGGGTTGGCAGCGATGCCGGAAATTCGCCCGTTTGCGTCAGGGGCGTTAGGGCGGCCGTTATTAGCGTGCAGTCGGGCGGAATTGGCGACCTATGCCAAACAGCATGAATTGAATTTCATAAACGACCCCAGTAATCAAGACAGCCGTTTTGATCGCAATTTTTTGCGTAATCAGATAATGCCACTATTGGAACAGCGTTGGCCTGCGGCGAGTAAGACCTTGGCGCGGGCAGCGCGTTTACAAGGTGAAAGCCGTCAGTTGTTGGCAGATTTTTTGCGTGAGAAATTGCCGAGTTTGCAAGGTACTAAGCCGAATACATTATCCGTTAGCCAATTATTGGCGCTGGATGGGGCGATGCAAAAAGCGGTGTTGCGCGAATGGTTGATACAGCGTGGTTTTCGTTTGCCGGAAGAGAAAAAACTGCGCCAAGTGTTGTGTGATGTGTTGCAGGCGCGGGCGGATGCTACGCCATGTGTGCGTTGGGATGGCTGCGAAATTCGCCGGTATCGGGATGATGTGTATGCGATGCCGCCGTTGTCTGCGCACGATCCTAAGCAAGTGTTGGTGTGGGAGACGCGAGAGCCGTTGGTGATTGCATCGTTGGGGCGCACCTTGGTGGCGGAGGTGGGGTATCCTGAAACGGTGATCGTGCGGTTTCGGCAGGGTGGGGAAAGCGTGTATCTGCCGCAGCGCGGTGGGCATCATAGCCTTAAGCATTTGTTGCAAGAGTGGGGTGTGCCGCCGTGGGAGCGAGAGCGCTTGCCGTTGGTGTATGTGGGGGAGCGGTTGGTGTGTATTCCGGGAGTATTGAGTTTATGGCACTGA
- the csrA gene encoding carbon storage regulator CsrA, producing MLILTRRVGETLMIGDNISVTVLGVKGNQVRLGINAPKDVAVHREEIFERIRHEHLEPVAIEENAN from the coding sequence ATGTTGATTCTAACACGGAGGGTAGGGGAAACCCTCATGATTGGGGATAATATCAGCGTTACGGTTTTAGGGGTAAAAGGTAATCAAGTTCGCTTGGGAATCAATGCACCGAAAGATGTTGCCGTACATCGCGAAGAAATCTTTGAACGCATTCGGCACGAACACCTTGAGCCGGTCGCGATTGAAGAAAATGCAAATTAA